The genome window TCCCCTGCGGGAGGCGCTCCTGGATGCCCAGATCGACCTGCTGCAGTCGCAGCGGTTCCCGGTCATCATCCTGATCGCCGGGGTGGACTGCGCCGGCAAGGGGGAGACCGTCAACATCCTCAATGAATGGATGGACCCCCGCCATATCGAAACCCACGCCATCCGCGAGCTGACCGACGAGGAACAGGAACGCCCCCCCATGTGGCGCTACTGGCGGGACCTCCCACCGAAAGGGAAGATCGGCATCTTTATCGGCACCTGGTATTCCTCCCCCCTGATCGAAAACGTCTATGGCAGCATCAAGAACGCCGAACTCGACCAGAACCTGGAGCGGATCATCCGCTTCGAGAAGATGCTCTGCGACGAAGGCGCACTGTTCCTCAAATTCTGGCTCCATCTCTCGGAAAAACAGCAGAAAAAGCGTCTCAAGTCCCTGGAAAAGGACCCCTCCACCAGCTGGCGGGTGACGGATACGGACTGGAAGCACTTCAAGATGTACGACCGCTTCCACCAGGTTTCCGAGCGGATGCTCCGCGCCACCAGCTCTCCCGAGGCACCCTGGCTCATCGTCGAGGGGAGCGACCCCCGTTACCGCTATCTCACCATCGGCAAGGCGGTCCTGCAGGCGCTCCGCCAGCGGCTTGACGCCCCGGAAGCGCCGGTCCGCGAGGAACCGTACCCGCCGATCACCCTGGCCATCGACGGTTTGCGCATCCTGCAGACCCTGGACCTGTCGAAACGGCTGGAAAAAAGCGAATACCAGGAAGAGCTGGAAAAGTGGCAGGGACGGCTCAATCGCCTCTCCCGCCACCCCCAGTTCAGGAAAATCTCGGTGGTGGTGATCTTCGAGGGGAACGACGCCGCCGGCAAGGGAGGGGCGATCCGCCGCATCACCCAGGCCCTGGATGCCCGCCTCTACCGGGTCACCCCGATTGCGGCACCCACCGACGAGGAGCAGCGACAGCCCTACCTCTGGCGTTTCTGGCGCCACCTCCCCCACCGGGGAAGATTCGCCATCTTCGACCGCTCCTGGTACGGGCGGGTGCTGGTGGAACGGGTGGAGGGGTACTGCTCCCATGCGGACTGGATGCGGGCCTACGGCGAGATCAACGACTACGAGGAGC of Geobacter sp. contains these proteins:
- the pap gene encoding polyphosphate:AMP phosphotransferase produces the protein MFESAELGHKIDKATYKREIPPLREALLDAQIDLLQSQRFPVIILIAGVDCAGKGETVNILNEWMDPRHIETHAIRELTDEEQERPPMWRYWRDLPPKGKIGIFIGTWYSSPLIENVYGSIKNAELDQNLERIIRFEKMLCDEGALFLKFWLHLSEKQQKKRLKSLEKDPSTSWRVTDTDWKHFKMYDRFHQVSERMLRATSSPEAPWLIVEGSDPRYRYLTIGKAVLQALRQRLDAPEAPVREEPYPPITLAIDGLRILQTLDLSKRLEKSEYQEELEKWQGRLNRLSRHPQFRKISVVVIFEGNDAAGKGGAIRRITQALDARLYRVTPIAAPTDEEQRQPYLWRFWRHLPHRGRFAIFDRSWYGRVLVERVEGYCSHADWMRAYGEINDYEEQLVRHYTVVVKFWLAIDRDEQLRRFKEREKIGFKRFKITDDDWRNRDKWEEYELAVCDMIDRTSTEIVPWTLVEANDKNYARIKVLKTLCTRIESALEKDSGS